A region from the Geobacter benzoatilyticus genome encodes:
- a CDS encoding DUF1318 domain-containing protein, with product MKRTIMKALSVGLCGMLAACAIITVNVYFPEKAVKEAYKSLDEMLLKQGEESPAQDKAAPAPGPQSRLPKGFPSFSLVGEAFAAESYADQLAVEISSMPDVLNAYDEMKARLPQLDALRDRGVVGETNQGLVTIRDKEKAGGQDEVLVKAENGNRKLVITAMARAILKLNKQPESKEAFAQVLPKAAATYADAKREAAKPGWWMQLANGRWVQK from the coding sequence ATGAAACGTACGATCATGAAAGCATTGTCCGTGGGATTGTGCGGCATGCTTGCCGCCTGTGCCATCATCACCGTTAATGTCTATTTTCCGGAAAAAGCGGTGAAAGAGGCCTACAAATCCCTTGACGAAATGCTTCTGAAACAGGGAGAAGAGAGCCCGGCCCAGGATAAAGCGGCTCCTGCTCCGGGGCCACAGAGCAGACTCCCCAAGGGGTTCCCGTCCTTCTCCCTGGTTGGCGAAGCCTTTGCCGCCGAGAGCTATGCGGATCAGTTGGCCGTGGAAATTTCCAGCATGCCCGACGTGCTTAATGCGTACGACGAAATGAAGGCCAGGCTTCCGCAACTGGATGCCTTGCGGGACCGGGGCGTCGTGGGCGAGACAAACCAGGGGCTGGTCACGATCCGCGACAAGGAGAAGGCCGGCGGGCAGGACGAGGTTCTGGTCAAGGCGGAGAATGGCAACCGGAAGCTGGTCATAACCGCCATGGCAAGGGCGATCCTGAAGCTCAACAAACAGCCCGAGTCCAAGGAGGCCTTTGCCCAGGTGCTTCCCAAGGCAGCGGCCACCTATGCCGATGCCAAGCGGGAGGCGGCCAAGCCGGGGTGGTGGATGCAGTTGGCCAACGGCCGCTGGGTCCAGAAGTAG
- a CDS encoding MATE family efflux transporter, whose product MTGRGFTARNFRERKKRVSIRRNVMNLSLPVLLSSLFQRLVAIVDIFLVGGLGAAAIAATGLGQLLVFVTMTVFWGLATGTTVVIAHLWGAGQRKSARRAAFAACVACAVMTAAASILGGAFSHDLAVFLGARDDVLQLAAHYTRLVFLYLAFTTGLNILSAIMHGIGDTRTPMTAIILVNVLHVLIAWPLIYGKLGFPPLGVAGAAIAINVSEAVGFLYLLIQALRLRYIRIGRPDTGLFGRIWRVGWPVALERIAQQSGQLFYSKFIISYGTAAYAAHQIGLSIESLSFMPGAGMGIAAATLMGQSLGAKKYRRARISHREALRLAVLVMGTMAFIFLALPGPLIGLFTHDAEVIEKGIVFLRLVAFAQIPLAISFVYAGSLRGTGDTFYVFLATLGIMWGVRVFLSWVAADWLHLSLYAVWGVFVIDWYARAIAFWWRYRQRDLHAVII is encoded by the coding sequence ATGACGGGAAGAGGATTTACTGCACGAAACTTCAGGGAGCGGAAAAAACGGGTCTCCATCCGCCGCAATGTCATGAACCTGTCGCTCCCGGTCCTGCTTTCATCGCTCTTCCAGAGGCTCGTGGCCATTGTCGACATCTTCCTCGTGGGGGGACTGGGGGCTGCGGCCATTGCGGCTACAGGGCTTGGACAGCTCCTGGTTTTCGTCACCATGACGGTGTTTTGGGGGCTCGCCACCGGCACCACCGTGGTGATTGCCCACCTGTGGGGGGCCGGACAGCGGAAGAGCGCGCGAAGGGCGGCCTTTGCCGCCTGCGTTGCCTGCGCAGTCATGACCGCGGCGGCATCAATCCTCGGCGGCGCCTTCAGCCATGATCTTGCCGTATTTCTCGGGGCCAGGGACGATGTGCTCCAACTGGCCGCCCACTATACCCGGCTCGTCTTTCTCTACCTGGCGTTCACCACTGGCCTGAACATCCTCTCGGCCATCATGCACGGCATCGGCGACACCCGAACCCCCATGACGGCCATCATCCTCGTGAACGTCCTCCACGTGCTCATTGCCTGGCCCCTTATCTACGGGAAACTGGGGTTCCCCCCCCTTGGGGTGGCCGGTGCGGCCATCGCCATCAACGTTTCCGAAGCAGTCGGTTTCCTCTATCTGCTGATCCAGGCCCTCAGGCTCCGCTACATCCGGATAGGGCGTCCCGATACCGGCCTCTTCGGCCGTATCTGGCGGGTGGGCTGGCCAGTGGCCCTGGAACGGATTGCCCAGCAGAGCGGCCAGCTTTTCTACTCAAAGTTCATCATAAGCTATGGCACCGCCGCCTACGCCGCGCACCAGATCGGGCTATCCATCGAATCTCTCTCGTTCATGCCGGGCGCCGGAATGGGGATCGCCGCCGCCACGCTCATGGGGCAGTCCCTCGGGGCAAAAAAATACCGCCGGGCGCGCATCAGCCATCGTGAGGCGCTGCGCCTGGCGGTTCTCGTCATGGGGACCATGGCATTCATCTTTCTGGCGTTGCCGGGGCCACTCATTGGGCTTTTCACCCATGACGCGGAGGTCATTGAAAAGGGGATCGTTTTCCTGCGGCTCGTGGCCTTCGCCCAGATCCCCCTTGCCATCTCCTTCGTCTATGCCGGGAGCCTGAGGGGGACCGGCGACACCTTCTACGTTTTCCTTGCCACCCTCGGCATCATGTGGGGAGTGCGGGTCTTCCTCTCATGGGTAGCGGCAGACTGGCTTCACCTCTCCCTCTATGCCGTATGGGGCGTGTTCGTCATCGACTGGTACGCGCGGGCCATCGCCTTCTGGTGGCGCTACCGCCAGCGTGACCTCCACGCTGTCATTATCTAA
- a CDS encoding GSU3128 family (seleno)protein, whose product MKIRKKILDFEYEEVLDTRTRELIRVGCAVAVGCPTULKKHFAVAKEAGATDEELKEAMAYGIIAPSGRAKNFVMNLAGELELGD is encoded by the coding sequence ATGAAAATCCGCAAAAAGATTCTCGATTTCGAGTATGAAGAAGTTCTCGACACCAGGACAAGGGAGCTGATCCGTGTGGGGTGCGCCGTGGCGGTGGGGTGCCCCACCTGACTGAAGAAGCACTTCGCGGTCGCGAAGGAAGCAGGCGCCACGGATGAGGAACTGAAGGAAGCCATGGCCTACGGCATCATCGCACCGTCGGGACGGGCGAAAAATTTCGTGATGAATCTGGCCGGGGAACTGGAACTCGGCGACTGA
- a CDS encoding MarR family winged helix-turn-helix transcriptional regulator: MNIFTQAIDRGNLMYRLGLMARHWRQVLDADFQSAGLTDATWRPLLHLAFLGDGTRQKDLAASVGIEGPSLVRLLDTLVAKGLIERSEDATDRRAKLLRLTSEGREIVERIRETVTVLEGELLSPFSDGDIVQLAEFIGRLESAVDVARRRGKR; the protein is encoded by the coding sequence ATGAACATATTTACGCAGGCAATCGATCGCGGCAACCTCATGTATCGGCTCGGGCTCATGGCCCGTCATTGGCGCCAGGTTCTGGACGCCGATTTCCAGTCCGCAGGGCTGACTGACGCCACGTGGCGCCCCCTCCTGCACCTCGCTTTCCTCGGGGATGGCACCCGCCAGAAAGATTTGGCGGCCTCCGTCGGCATCGAGGGTCCCTCCCTCGTGCGGCTCCTAGACACCCTTGTCGCCAAGGGGCTCATTGAGCGGTCGGAGGATGCCACGGACCGCAGGGCGAAGCTCCTTCGCCTGACGTCCGAGGGACGGGAGATCGTGGAGCGGATCCGGGAAACGGTTACGGTCCTTGAGGGGGAGTTGCTGAGTCCTTTCAGCGATGGTGACATAGTCCAGCTTGCGGAATTTATCGGGCGCCTGGAGTCCGCGGTGGACGTCGCCCGGCGGAGGGGAAAACGTTGA
- a CDS encoding FUSC family protein, with product MSAAITRFVGRHRSHLVFAVRGMAAALAALGVAIFLKLENPYWAAMTALIVIQPTRGLLLEKSYYRLVGTVVGAAAGLLLLLSTSSPMVLTIALSLWVAACVGVGNLLYGLRSYAFLMAACTCVVVAMSGYQNPPHLVGIAFGRIACIVVGIIVSTAVTALFIPRHSGDEFEDRLRRVAADSVAWLALLLRQGPGRTLVRHEQDILMEIAEIEGLLDVVGAGSLRLKKRRRHAQNLVASLLSLLAVGRMASEGLVRRDAGEQGQSYWRDRLARHLEEVACKLESAVVVNCTAEMTAAAAEARTRFPMMGESLSEIVASLRPVLSGYGTLADATDPRPSAQFIHHRDWREARRAALRAFGTIGAVGVIWSLTGWTKGPLMLMAISIMISIFSTKEHPANFVGQIFCGAAIGSAAAVLCRISFLSGTTEPLAMAATIAPFIFLGVLAMSYRRTAIGATDATLFFIFVAQPGVPISVLPVDLALGAVAMVMGVGSAWIAYRYLVPINPAIRLRSLLAAIVGDLERLAAADSPAAKERLQARMHHRVIRMVSMATRYDADHLAAVEGGLAALAMGKCIVQLQQPPNGIGEALRSLADAVRRKEPIATALADVSTVFYAALGQGVAADAHADGRSGDADCQGYWEDRGAQCPV from the coding sequence ATGTCGGCCGCCATTACCCGCTTTGTCGGCCGGCACCGGTCGCACCTGGTCTTTGCCGTCAGGGGCATGGCAGCAGCCCTCGCGGCTTTGGGGGTCGCCATCTTTCTGAAGCTGGAAAACCCATACTGGGCGGCAATGACGGCTTTAATCGTGATCCAGCCCACCAGGGGGCTTCTGCTCGAGAAAAGCTACTATCGCCTGGTCGGCACGGTTGTCGGCGCCGCGGCGGGGCTTCTGCTCCTCCTCTCTACCAGTTCCCCCATGGTGCTTACCATTGCTCTCTCCCTCTGGGTTGCAGCGTGCGTGGGCGTAGGCAATCTCCTGTACGGGCTTCGCTCCTATGCCTTCCTGATGGCGGCATGCACCTGCGTGGTGGTGGCCATGAGCGGCTATCAGAACCCCCCGCACCTCGTCGGCATTGCCTTCGGGAGGATAGCCTGCATCGTTGTCGGCATCATCGTTTCAACGGCGGTGACCGCCCTCTTTATCCCCCGCCACTCGGGAGACGAGTTTGAAGACCGCCTACGCCGGGTTGCGGCGGACAGTGTCGCATGGCTGGCGCTGCTGCTGCGTCAGGGACCGGGGAGAACCCTTGTTCGGCATGAGCAGGATATCCTTATGGAGATTGCGGAGATCGAGGGGTTGCTGGATGTGGTGGGGGCGGGGTCGCTGCGGCTGAAAAAGCGCAGGCGCCATGCGCAGAATCTTGTGGCGTCGCTCCTTTCGCTTCTGGCCGTGGGGCGGATGGCGAGCGAGGGGCTTGTCCGGCGCGATGCCGGGGAGCAAGGCCAAAGCTACTGGCGGGACCGCCTTGCCCGGCACCTGGAAGAGGTCGCCTGCAAGTTGGAAAGTGCAGTGGTGGTGAACTGCACCGCTGAAATGACGGCGGCAGCGGCCGAGGCGCGGACGCGCTTTCCCATGATGGGGGAATCTCTGAGCGAAATAGTAGCCTCGCTCCGGCCGGTTCTGTCCGGTTACGGTACCCTGGCCGATGCAACTGATCCGCGCCCATCTGCTCAGTTCATACATCACCGGGATTGGCGGGAGGCCCGCAGGGCCGCCCTTCGCGCCTTCGGGACCATCGGTGCGGTGGGGGTCATCTGGTCCCTCACCGGATGGACAAAGGGACCCCTGATGCTGATGGCCATATCCATCATGATCAGCATCTTTTCCACCAAGGAGCATCCCGCCAATTTCGTGGGTCAGATTTTCTGCGGCGCGGCAATCGGGTCGGCTGCCGCCGTTCTCTGCCGGATCTCGTTCCTTTCAGGGACGACCGAGCCTCTGGCCATGGCCGCCACCATAGCTCCGTTCATTTTCCTCGGCGTCCTTGCCATGTCGTACCGGCGAACAGCCATCGGCGCCACCGATGCCACGCTCTTTTTCATCTTCGTAGCCCAGCCGGGAGTCCCCATCTCCGTACTTCCAGTCGATCTGGCCCTTGGCGCAGTGGCCATGGTGATGGGGGTCGGGAGCGCCTGGATCGCCTACCGGTACCTGGTTCCCATCAATCCGGCGATTCGCCTCCGCTCCCTGCTGGCAGCCATCGTGGGCGACCTTGAACGCCTGGCCGCGGCCGATTCTCCCGCGGCGAAGGAACGGTTGCAGGCGCGGATGCATCACCGGGTGATTCGCATGGTTTCCATGGCAACGCGCTATGACGCCGACCACCTGGCAGCGGTGGAAGGGGGGCTTGCCGCCCTGGCCATGGGGAAATGCATCGTGCAACTCCAGCAGCCGCCGAACGGCATCGGCGAGGCCCTGCGCAGTCTGGCCGACGCCGTTCGGCGGAAGGAGCCCATCGCGACGGCCCTGGCGGATGTTTCCACTGTATTCTACGCCGCTCTTGGACAGGGGGTGGCCGCAGACGCCCATGCCGACGGCCGGAGTGGAGACGCGGATTGCCAGGGGTATTGGGAAGATCGGGGTGCCCAATGCCCTGTCTGA
- a CDS encoding SDR family oxidoreductase, with product MDIKGKIVLVTGANGGIGGALVGALLDKGVAKVYAAARSADAVTELAHSGDPRVVAVRLDVTDSSSVAGVAELCRDVDMVINNAGVNRCVGFMVSDAIEQARVEMEVNYFGTLAMCRAFAPILASRGGGAIVNVCSIIGLVNLPVNGTYCASKAAGHSLLQGLRAELAPRGIRVIGVYPGPVDTKMTAGQEMPKTTPEQVAAAILAGVEKGDEYIFPDPMSQHVHAMLEKDSRQVEKEFGTMV from the coding sequence ATGGATATCAAAGGGAAAATCGTATTGGTAACCGGCGCCAACGGCGGTATCGGCGGAGCGCTGGTGGGGGCGTTGCTTGACAAGGGGGTGGCAAAGGTCTATGCCGCTGCCCGAAGCGCCGACGCCGTGACGGAATTGGCCCACAGCGGCGACCCGAGGGTTGTTGCAGTCCGGCTGGATGTGACTGATTCCTCCAGTGTGGCAGGGGTTGCGGAGCTGTGCCGGGACGTGGACATGGTCATCAATAACGCCGGAGTCAACCGGTGTGTGGGTTTCATGGTGTCCGACGCCATAGAGCAAGCCAGGGTGGAGATGGAGGTCAACTACTTTGGCACCCTGGCCATGTGTCGGGCTTTCGCGCCGATACTGGCCTCCCGGGGCGGCGGGGCCATCGTGAATGTCTGCTCCATCATCGGACTGGTCAATCTTCCCGTCAACGGAACCTATTGCGCATCGAAGGCAGCGGGGCACTCCCTGTTGCAGGGGCTCCGCGCAGAACTGGCGCCCCGTGGCATCCGGGTGATCGGCGTCTACCCCGGCCCGGTGGACACGAAGATGACGGCGGGGCAGGAGATGCCCAAGACCACGCCGGAGCAGGTTGCCGCTGCTATCCTTGCCGGCGTGGAGAAGGGGGACGAGTACATTTTCCCCGACCCCATGTCGCAGCATGTCCACGCCATGCTTGAGAAAGATTCCCGCCAGGTTGAGAAGGAGTTTGGGACAATGGTCTGA
- a CDS encoding single-stranded DNA-binding protein has product MASLNKVMLIGNLGKDPEVRYTTGGTAVASFSIATSEKFKNRNGEFEERTEWHNVVLWGRQAEIAGEYLAKGRTVYIEGRLQTRKWQDKDGRDRWSTEVVGERMQMLGGKGEGGGGRSGGRGGQEGGFGGGPAYDEPAFNPDDDIPF; this is encoded by the coding sequence ATGGCGAGTCTCAACAAGGTAATGCTCATCGGCAATCTCGGGAAGGACCCCGAGGTCCGCTACACTACGGGCGGCACGGCAGTGGCCAGCTTCTCCATCGCCACCAGCGAGAAATTCAAGAACAGGAACGGCGAGTTCGAAGAGAGGACCGAGTGGCACAACGTGGTCCTCTGGGGCCGCCAGGCGGAAATCGCCGGCGAATACCTGGCAAAAGGGCGGACCGTATACATTGAAGGACGGCTCCAGACCCGCAAGTGGCAGGACAAGGACGGACGCGACCGCTGGTCCACCGAAGTGGTGGGTGAGCGGATGCAGATGCTCGGCGGCAAGGGCGAGGGAGGCGGCGGGCGCTCCGGCGGCCGCGGCGGTCAGGAAGGCGGTTTCGGCGGCGGCCCGGCCTACGACGAGCCGGCCTTCAACCCCGATGACGATATCCCGTTCTAG
- a CDS encoding lysophospholipid acyltransferase family protein — translation MLNGLIYLLFFVPVTGFFSLLAMLGGLIDSRGGSAHRCALAWSRAGLMMAGVRLRVTGTEQVPAGEPVIFMGNHQGNFDILVLSRVIPRRFSWLAKEELFRIPLFGTAMLRAGYIPVNRSDGRKALRSLDAAAQRIRAGASVIVFPEGTRTADGSLLPFKKGGFILAERAGVPIIPFTINGSMRVNPRNTLSLVWGAEISVRFGAPIPTSGNGALKGQPLMDRVRAAIQAGLEL, via the coding sequence ATGCTTAACGGTTTGATTTATCTGCTTTTTTTTGTGCCGGTAACCGGCTTTTTCAGCCTGCTTGCCATGCTTGGCGGTCTCATTGATTCCCGGGGCGGTTCAGCTCACCGGTGCGCCCTTGCCTGGAGCCGCGCCGGCCTCATGATGGCCGGTGTCCGCCTGCGGGTGACCGGTACGGAACAGGTGCCGGCGGGGGAGCCGGTCATCTTCATGGGGAACCACCAGGGGAACTTCGATATCCTGGTCCTTTCCCGGGTCATCCCGCGCCGGTTCTCCTGGCTGGCCAAGGAAGAGCTTTTTCGTATCCCCCTTTTCGGCACTGCAATGCTTCGGGCCGGCTACATTCCGGTGAACCGCAGCGACGGCCGCAAGGCCTTGCGGAGCCTCGATGCTGCGGCACAGAGGATCCGGGCCGGGGCCAGTGTCATCGTCTTTCCCGAAGGGACCCGGACCGCCGATGGTTCCCTCCTCCCCTTCAAAAAAGGGGGCTTCATCCTGGCGGAGCGGGCGGGGGTGCCCATCATTCCCTTTACCATCAATGGCAGCATGCGGGTGAACCCCCGTAACACCTTGAGCCTTGTGTGGGGTGCGGAAATATCAGTCCGGTTCGGTGCGCCGATCCCCACATCCGGCAATGGGGCACTCAAGGGACAACCGCTCATGGATCGGGTCCGGGCCGCAATCCAGGCCGGGCTGGAGCTTTAG
- a CDS encoding tetratricopeptide repeat protein, producing the protein MSERTNNIVANVTVIAVISLLLIGGNTWWRQRTQFYRGEAALAARDYMAAIAGYEAAIHMYTPGSSLVESSARRLWEMGEGFEQAGDMDRALIAYRSLRSSFYAARWLVQPGKTWIAECDRKIAEILSRQGYAPAVPK; encoded by the coding sequence GTGAGCGAACGAACAAATAACATCGTTGCCAACGTCACAGTGATCGCCGTCATTTCCCTTCTGCTTATCGGGGGGAATACCTGGTGGCGGCAGCGCACCCAGTTTTACCGGGGCGAGGCGGCTCTTGCGGCACGGGATTACATGGCGGCAATTGCCGGATATGAGGCCGCCATCCACATGTACACTCCGGGGAGCTCCCTTGTGGAAAGCTCGGCCCGACGCCTCTGGGAGATGGGGGAAGGCTTCGAGCAGGCCGGTGACATGGATCGAGCTCTCATTGCCTATCGCTCGTTGCGGAGTTCCTTTTACGCCGCCCGGTGGCTCGTACAGCCGGGCAAAACGTGGATCGCTGAATGCGACCGCAAGATAGCCGAGATTCTCTCACGGCAGGGATATGCCCCGGCCGTGCCGAAGTAA
- a CDS encoding ribonuclease J, translating to MDTELNHSDGLRVIPLGGVGEIGLNMMVYEHGDDIIVVDCGLMFPEPSMLGIDIVIPDITYLRDRADRVRGIFLTHGHEDHIGALPYVLPELPVPLYGTALTLGFVREKLKEFDLDSAVDLNVVKPRESVTVGPFKVEFIRVSHSIVDGCALAIRTPEGVVIHTGDFKVDQTPVDGELTDLVSFARYGAGGVLALFSDSTNVEREGYTLSERLVGEAFDEIFPRCPGRVIVAAFSSNVHRVQQAVDAAARCGRKVLLNGRSMVANVAIARQLGYLRIPDEILTDVREMPHLPPEQVCMITTGSQGEPMSALTRIAMDDHKQIKLEAGDTVILSSRFIPGNEKTISDLINHLYRRGAEVYHEKVSEVHVSGHASQEELKLMLNLVRPKFFVPVHGEYRHLVKHARLAQRVGVPEENCMVVENGAVIRFAGGEAEVAGSVENGRVFIDGKGIGDVGEVVLKDRKHLSEDGMVVVIIAINQQTGEVIYGPDIVSRGFVFEDESQEYLDETKKIVLDLLAGMAPEVLNDWGEVKQEVRRVLRRFFNKTIERRPVILPLILEM from the coding sequence ATGGATACAGAACTGAACCACTCAGACGGCCTGCGCGTCATCCCCTTGGGGGGGGTGGGGGAGATAGGCCTCAATATGATGGTCTATGAGCATGGCGACGATATCATCGTGGTCGACTGTGGCCTCATGTTCCCCGAACCGAGCATGCTGGGCATCGATATCGTCATCCCCGACATCACCTATCTGCGGGACCGGGCCGACCGTGTCCGGGGCATCTTCCTCACCCACGGCCACGAGGACCACATCGGCGCGCTCCCCTATGTTCTTCCGGAGCTCCCCGTACCCCTTTACGGCACGGCCCTCACCCTCGGCTTCGTTCGCGAAAAGCTGAAGGAGTTCGACCTGGACAGCGCCGTGGACCTGAACGTGGTGAAACCGCGGGAATCGGTGACGGTCGGCCCCTTCAAGGTGGAATTCATCCGGGTCTCCCATTCCATCGTCGATGGTTGCGCCCTGGCGATCAGGACCCCCGAGGGGGTGGTGATCCATACCGGCGATTTCAAGGTTGACCAGACTCCGGTGGACGGGGAGCTAACGGACCTTGTTTCCTTCGCCCGCTATGGCGCCGGAGGCGTGCTGGCGCTTTTTTCCGACTCCACCAACGTGGAGCGGGAGGGGTACACCCTGTCGGAGCGGCTTGTGGGGGAGGCTTTCGACGAGATATTCCCACGGTGTCCGGGGCGGGTCATCGTGGCCGCCTTCTCCAGCAACGTCCACCGGGTGCAGCAGGCGGTGGACGCCGCGGCCCGCTGCGGCCGGAAGGTCCTCCTGAACGGCCGCTCCATGGTGGCCAACGTGGCCATCGCCCGCCAGTTGGGTTACCTGCGGATTCCCGACGAAATCCTCACCGATGTCCGGGAGATGCCCCACCTTCCCCCCGAACAGGTCTGCATGATCACCACCGGCTCCCAGGGAGAGCCCATGAGCGCCCTGACCCGGATTGCCATGGACGACCACAAGCAGATAAAGCTTGAAGCGGGGGACACGGTAATCCTCTCCTCCCGCTTCATCCCCGGAAACGAGAAGACTATCTCCGACCTCATCAACCACCTCTACCGCCGGGGGGCCGAGGTCTACCACGAAAAGGTATCCGAGGTCCACGTGTCGGGGCATGCCTCCCAGGAAGAGCTGAAACTGATGCTCAACCTGGTGCGCCCCAAATTTTTCGTACCGGTCCACGGCGAATACCGCCACCTGGTGAAACATGCACGGCTGGCCCAGCGGGTCGGGGTCCCCGAAGAGAACTGCATGGTCGTTGAGAATGGCGCGGTCATCCGCTTTGCCGGCGGAGAAGCGGAGGTGGCCGGCTCCGTGGAAAACGGCCGGGTATTCATTGACGGCAAGGGGATCGGCGATGTGGGGGAGGTGGTTCTGAAGGACCGCAAACACCTCTCGGAGGATGGGATGGTGGTGGTCATCATCGCCATCAACCAGCAGACGGGGGAGGTCATCTACGGCCCCGACATCGTTTCCCGCGGGTTTGTCTTTGAGGATGAGAGTCAGGAGTACCTGGACGAGACGAAGAAAATCGTCCTGGACCTGCTGGCCGGGATGGCCCCCGAGGTCCTTAACGACTGGGGCGAAGTGAAGCAGGAAGTGCGGCGCGTTCTGCGGCGCTTTTTCAATAAGACCATCGAGCGGCGGCCGGTGATTCTGCCGCTGATACTGGAGATGTAG